From the genome of Streptacidiphilus rugosus AM-16, one region includes:
- a CDS encoding amidohydrolase family protein, with translation MPSREEDPQVSYDDPYLIISSDCHAGLPTEQYRPYLEQAHHRAFDEFLAQADARREESTRLGVRNEAFAEKWFHDHEEGLRGGWDAAQRDKELDSDGVAGEVVFPDADAVDSRTAAPFGVGLGLSGDQDPVLGMAGARAHNRWLAEFIRDGGSPERRCGVALLPITGDPEIVVAEVRRAHADGLGAVMIPAMWVDKAPYHDRRYDPVWAVCEELRMPVVTHSGAAPRHEYGGHLGIYVTEVTFWPARPLWFLLWSGVFERFPGLRFGVAESGCWWLPNLLWFMDRLYLGAHGGKKLSPFSELTMAPSSYVDRNCFIAATNTKRRELAHRYEIGLGNICWGSDFPHPEGTWPNTRQWMRTTFHDIPVAETRQMLGLSCAEVFGFDTAALAPIAQRIGPRPAELGQPEDQSAVEAAWAPAREVGRHWLTGHDFPFLGTAAPTEGRTL, from the coding sequence ATGCCTTCACGAGAGGAGGACCCGCAGGTGTCCTACGACGACCCGTATCTGATCATCTCGTCCGACTGCCACGCCGGACTGCCGACCGAGCAGTACCGCCCCTACCTGGAACAGGCCCACCACCGCGCCTTCGACGAGTTCCTGGCCCAGGCCGACGCGCGCCGCGAGGAGTCGACGCGGCTGGGCGTGCGCAACGAAGCCTTCGCCGAGAAGTGGTTCCACGACCACGAGGAGGGTCTGCGCGGCGGCTGGGACGCGGCGCAGCGCGACAAGGAGCTGGACAGCGACGGCGTCGCCGGCGAGGTCGTCTTCCCCGACGCCGACGCCGTCGACTCGCGTACCGCTGCGCCCTTCGGCGTCGGCCTCGGGCTCAGCGGCGACCAGGACCCGGTGCTCGGCATGGCCGGGGCCCGTGCGCACAACCGCTGGCTCGCGGAGTTCATCCGCGACGGCGGGAGCCCGGAGCGGCGCTGCGGCGTCGCGCTGCTGCCGATCACCGGCGACCCGGAGATCGTCGTCGCCGAGGTCCGCCGCGCGCACGCGGACGGACTCGGCGCGGTGATGATCCCGGCCATGTGGGTCGACAAGGCGCCGTATCACGACCGGCGCTACGACCCGGTCTGGGCCGTCTGCGAGGAGCTGCGGATGCCGGTGGTGACCCACTCGGGCGCGGCACCGCGCCACGAGTACGGGGGCCATCTGGGCATCTACGTCACCGAGGTGACGTTCTGGCCGGCCAGACCGCTCTGGTTCCTGCTCTGGTCCGGGGTGTTCGAGCGGTTCCCCGGCCTGCGCTTCGGGGTGGCCGAGTCGGGCTGCTGGTGGCTGCCGAACCTGCTCTGGTTCATGGACCGGCTCTACCTCGGCGCGCACGGCGGCAAGAAGCTCTCGCCGTTCTCGGAGCTGACCATGGCTCCGAGCAGCTACGTCGACCGGAACTGCTTCATCGCCGCGACCAACACCAAGCGCCGCGAGCTGGCCCACCGCTACGAGATCGGCCTGGGCAACATCTGCTGGGGCAGCGACTTCCCCCACCCCGAAGGAACCTGGCCGAACACCCGGCAGTGGATGCGCACCACCTTCCACGACATCCCCGTTGCCGAGACCCGCCAGATGCTGGGACTCTCCTGCGCGGAGGTCTTCGGCTTCGACACGGCCGCGCTGGCCCCGATCGCGCAGCGGATCGGCCCGAGGCCGGCCGAACTCGGGCAGCCCGAGGACCAGTCCGCGGTCGAGGCCGCATGGGCACCCGCACGCGAGGTGGGCAGGCACTGGCTGACGGGCCATGACTTCCCGTTCCTGGGCACCGCCGCACCGACGGAGGGAAGAACGCTTTGA
- a CDS encoding SDR family NAD(P)-dependent oxidoreductase, with the protein MELTRGQVAVVTGAAGGIGLAMAQRFAAEGLRIVLADVEEAALDKAVAGLREQGAEAVGRVTDVSERDSVEALADAAYRAFGAVHVLCNNAGVGSGAEGRMWEHEPNDWKWAFAVNVWGVFHGIQAFVPRMLAGGEAGHIVNTSSGDGGIAPLPTASVYAVTKAAVVTMSESLYAHLRAEGSPIGASVLFPGPHMLRTGLWESHRNRPERFAKERPRRTPYRSLAQWEAAMEAAGQKIEFTPVEDVAGVVVDGIRADRFWMLPPSEHSDRQIRARSQSMLDRSNPAYLEKFILGDD; encoded by the coding sequence GTGGAACTGACCCGTGGACAGGTTGCCGTGGTCACCGGCGCGGCGGGCGGCATCGGGCTCGCCATGGCGCAGCGGTTCGCCGCCGAGGGCCTCCGCATCGTCCTCGCCGACGTCGAGGAGGCGGCGCTGGACAAGGCCGTCGCCGGCCTGCGCGAGCAGGGCGCGGAGGCGGTCGGGCGGGTGACCGACGTCTCCGAACGCGACAGCGTGGAGGCGCTCGCGGACGCCGCCTACCGCGCCTTCGGGGCCGTGCACGTGCTGTGCAACAACGCCGGTGTCGGCTCGGGGGCCGAGGGCCGGATGTGGGAGCACGAGCCGAACGACTGGAAGTGGGCGTTCGCGGTCAACGTCTGGGGTGTGTTCCACGGCATCCAGGCCTTCGTGCCGCGCATGCTGGCCGGCGGCGAGGCGGGACACATCGTCAACACCTCCTCCGGTGACGGCGGGATCGCACCGCTGCCGACCGCTTCCGTGTACGCGGTGACGAAGGCGGCGGTGGTCACCATGTCGGAGTCGCTCTACGCGCACCTCCGTGCCGAGGGCTCCCCGATCGGCGCGTCCGTGCTCTTCCCCGGTCCGCACATGCTGCGCACCGGCCTGTGGGAGTCGCACCGCAACCGCCCCGAGCGTTTCGCCAAGGAGCGACCCCGCCGGACGCCGTACCGCAGCCTCGCGCAGTGGGAGGCCGCGATGGAGGCGGCAGGGCAGAAGATCGAGTTCACCCCGGTCGAGGACGTCGCGGGCGTCGTCGTGGACGGCATCCGGGCGGACCGGTTCTGGATGCTGCCGCCGAGCGAGCACAGCGACCGTCAGATCCGGGCCCGCTCACAGTCGATGCTCGACCGCAGCAACCCGGCGTATCTGGAGAAGTTCATCCTCGGCGACGACTGA
- a CDS encoding acetoacetate decarboxylase family protein, whose protein sequence is MARVRYGPRTEAEIQAARDARSVLPDIWSTGVVAVWESDPDAVAQVLPAPLKPAERPLVRVNISQVDIFGSPLGAGSFAVAAQHGAQSGWYPLVMPMTTERALIGGREVFGEPKKLGEVSVSREAEDVVARLGRHGIDFVEVRGRVTGELPIPEPVEKVDFYFKFLPAVDGDGFDLDPVLVHCTRNERVRRLEAVAGEVILRESAFDPVADLPVRRLLEITIGEKTSDQRGRVVERVSAQALLPYVHQRYDDPAQVLDSVPAPAASNSASSNSAASNSATANSDAAPGQARSATSSSEA, encoded by the coding sequence ATGGCACGCGTACGCTACGGACCCCGCACCGAGGCCGAGATCCAGGCGGCGAGGGACGCACGGTCCGTTCTGCCCGACATCTGGTCGACCGGCGTGGTGGCCGTCTGGGAGAGCGACCCGGACGCGGTCGCCCAGGTGCTGCCCGCACCGCTGAAGCCGGCCGAGCGGCCGCTGGTGCGAGTGAACATCAGTCAGGTCGACATCTTCGGCTCGCCCCTCGGGGCCGGTTCCTTCGCCGTGGCGGCCCAGCACGGCGCGCAGAGCGGGTGGTATCCGCTCGTCATGCCGATGACCACCGAGCGGGCGCTGATCGGGGGACGCGAGGTCTTCGGCGAGCCGAAGAAGCTCGGCGAGGTCTCGGTCTCCCGCGAGGCCGAGGACGTGGTGGCGCGGCTGGGCAGGCACGGGATCGACTTCGTGGAGGTGCGCGGCCGGGTCACCGGGGAACTGCCGATCCCCGAGCCGGTCGAGAAGGTCGACTTCTACTTCAAGTTCCTGCCCGCGGTCGACGGGGATGGCTTCGACCTGGACCCGGTGCTGGTCCACTGCACCCGCAACGAGCGCGTGCGCAGGCTGGAGGCCGTCGCCGGTGAGGTGATCCTGCGCGAGTCGGCCTTCGACCCGGTCGCGGACCTGCCGGTCCGGCGGCTGCTGGAGATCACCATCGGCGAGAAGACCTCCGACCAGCGCGGTCGTGTCGTCGAGCGGGTCAGCGCGCAGGCGCTGCTGCCCTACGTCCACCAGCGTTACGACGACCCGGCCCAGGTGCTGGACTCCGTCCCCGCTCCGGCCGCCTCCAACTCCGCCTCCTCGAACTCCGCCGCCTCGAACTCCGCTACCGCCAACTCAGACGCCGCCCCCGGGCAGGCGCGGTCCGCCACGTCGTCGTCGGAGGCCTGA